A section of the Sander vitreus isolate 19-12246 chromosome 19, sanVit1, whole genome shotgun sequence genome encodes:
- the LOC144534184 gene encoding endonuclease domain-containing 1 protein-like, whose translation MHLFCTCALSFSLLMASPLVSASVSNSFKDCSHFFYMQTPPVGMKGTNLRRVCQKYADKQRYATLYDSSRHLPLYSAYIFKKSDGKRRMDTPWMYEPQLVSDDESGNMKALPLTEDTPPLIEDSQAVLEDYTDAVEYRRGPLNPDLHQSQPDDKSSTYTLTNVVPLITNFLDASWNPYLDIIRRRLNNFCHGTSFVVTGVTVSGGTLKRDNKDRLAIPKHLWLAYCCPQFDHNSPYEVRFMFPSYGGYALNEQTDHSVVEVPLKTLEIFLKSQSDIDSDLSIFYKGCVSEKSFRKKRDPTSVSVSWDNPERDAHG comes from the exons ATGCATCTGTTTTGCACCTGCGCTCTATCCTTCTCCCTGCTGATGGCGTCCCCCCTGGTGAGTGCCAGTGTGTCCAACAGCTTCAAAGACTGCAGCCATTTTTTCTACATGCAGACACCACCTGTAGGGATGAAGGGCACCAACCTGAGGAGGGTCTGCCAGAAGTATGCAGACAAACAGCGCTACGCCACGTTGTATGACAGCAGTCGGCACCTCCCCCTCTACTCAGCCTACATCTTTAAGAAGTCTGATGGGAAGAGGAGGATGGacacaccatggatgtatgagcCACAG TTGGTTTCTGATGATGAGAGTGGCAACATGAAAGCCCTTCCCCTTACTGAAGACACCCCCCCTCTGATTGAGGACAGCCAGGCCGTGTTGGAGGACTACACAGATGCTGTAGAATATAGACGTGGCCCACTGAATCCTGACctgcaccaatcacagccaGATGACAAATCCTCCACATATACTCTGACTAATGTAGTCCCATTAATCACAAACTTCTTGGACGCTTCCTGGAACCCATACTTGGACATCATCCGCCGCCGCCTCAACAACTTCTGCCATGGCACATCTTTCGTGGTGACAGGAGTGACCGTTTCTGGGGGGACCCTCAAACGAGATAACAAGGACCGACTCGCAATCCCAAAACACCTATGGCTGGCTTACTGCTGCCCGCAGTTTGACCATAACTCTCCATATGAGGTGAGGTTCATGTTCCCAAGTTATGGGGGCTATGCACTGAATGAACAGACTGACCACAGCGTGGTGGAAGTCCCTCTAAAGACTCTGGAGATCTTCCTGAAGAGCCAGTCAGACATAGACAGTGACCTGTCTATTTTCTACAAGGGGTGTGTGTCAGAAAAGAGCTTCAGGAAGAAGAGAGACCCGACCAGTGTTTCAGTATCATGGGACAATCCTGAACGGGATGCACATGGATAA
- the LOC144534113 gene encoding endonuclease domain-containing 1 protein-like, which yields MAFWVKTFLLVSIITSTVRGRVEKELSPECRQFLYMGTPPTGLKHHSLQFICQRYNKKPRYMTLYNTADHIPVYSAYTFKRTDGDKCADVPWMYEPQLSTSSGTDEMQPFPRGYMHMNFEDAQAVLDDYTNAILYERGTLNPDWHQDDPDDKASTYTLTNVVPMVPDFNGRVWNEQEHIIRKRLNNYCRGTAYIVTGITTSGKMIRRENMNRVAVPAYLWSAYCCIDYDHNAPYDVRYKFPSFAHYGLNEEDNEVVEISVQKLKEFLRKTTFVGQNFQIFVGDCVPPGSSKTL from the exons ATGGCGTTTTGGGTGAAGACTTTCCTGCTTGTCAGCATAATAACATCAACGGTGAGAGGCAGAGTGGAAAAAGAGCTGTCTCCCGAGTGCAGACAATTCCTCTACATGGGAACACCACCGACTGGGCTGAAGCACCATTCCCTCCAGTTCATTTGTCAACGTTACAACAAGAAGCCACGCTACATGACGCTGTACAACACTGCGGACCATATCCCTGTGTACTCAGCGTACACTTTCAAACGCACAGATGGGGACAAATGCGCAGATGTCCCATGGATGTACGAACCGCAG CTATCCACATCCTCTGGCACAGATGAGATGCAGCCCTTCCCACGTGGCTACATGCACATGAATTTCGAAGATGCCCAAGCTGTTCTGGATGATTATACAAATGCCATCCTTTACGAGCGTGGCACCCTCAACCCAGACTGGCACCAGGACGATCCTGATGACAAGGCCTCCACATACACCCTCACCAATGTCGTCCCCATGGTGCCCGACTTCAACGGCAGAGTCTGGAACGAACAGGAGCACATCATCCGCAAACGGCTCAACAACTACTGCCGTGGAACAGCTTACATCGTCACAGGTATCACCACCTCGGGGAAGATGATCCGCCGGGAGAACATGAACCGCGTAGCAGTGCCCGCATACTTGTGGTCCGCTTATTGCTGCATTGACTACGACCACAACGCACCGTATGATGTGCGCTATAAGTTCCCATCTTTTGCTCACTATGGCCTGAATGAGGAAGACAATGAGGTGGTGGAAATCTCCGTCCAGAAGCTGAAGGAGTTCCTCAGGAAGACAACCTTCGTAGGCCAGAACTTTCAGATCTTTGTGGGTGACTGTGTCCCACCAGGGTCCAGTAAAACTTTATAG
- the LOC144534397 gene encoding endonuclease domain-containing 1 protein, which yields MIPTSEKCALTLAAVVALLTCVLLQGAQAGVVEDFNHVERCKDSLYMGTPPRGYLSNSFTRICQRYQDKPRYVTLYDTHKHIPIYSAYTFKKSDGEKKVDFPWMFEPQLASEKSSSNMEPFPQSSSMHMNFEDTQAVLEDYADVVQYERGQLNPDEHQSDPLDKASTYSLTNVVPQIREFNMGPWAEHQDLIRKRLNNYCRGKAFVVTGVTTSGHTIRRNNLDRVAVPEYMWSAYCCIEFDQNAPYFVRYKFPVFAAYGMNDRANNHMVEVPLKNLEKFLKGRMDVDKNFQIFYSDCVPNY from the exons ATGATACCTACTTCAGAGAAGTGTGCCTTAACCCTGGCGGCTGTCGTGGCCCTGCTGACATGTGTGTTGCTACAGGGAGCCCAGGCAGGAGTGGTGGAGGACTTCAACCATGTGGAGCGCTGCAAGGACTCTCTATACATGGGCACTCCACCCAGAGGCTACCTCAGCAACTCCTTTACGAGGATCTGCCAGAGGTATCAGGATAAACCCCGCTATGTCACCCTGTACGACACCCACAAACACATCCCCATCTATTCGGCCTATACATTCAAAAAGTCAGATGGGGAGAAGAAGGTGGACTTCCCGTGGATGTTTGAGCCCCAG CTGGCCTCAGAAAAAAGCAGCAGTAACATGGAGCCATTCCCCCAATCTTCAAGCATGCATATGAACTTTGAGGACACCCAGGCAGTCCTGGAGGACTACGCTGATGTGGTTCAGTACGAGCGTGGCCAGCTAAATCCTGACGAGCATCAGTCTGACCCTCTGGACAAAGCCTCTACCTACAGCTTGACTAATGTGGTACCCCAGATCAGGGAGTTCAACATGGGTCCCTGGGCCGAACACCAGGATCTCATCCGCAAACGTCTCAACAACTACTGCCGTGGCAAAGCATTCGTGGTCACCGGGGTCACCACCTCCGGGCACACGATCCGTCGCAACAACCTGGACCGGGTGGCTGTACCTGAGTACATGTGGTCGGCCTACTGCTGCATTGAGTTTGACCAAAATGCGCCATACTTTGTGCGCTACAAGTTCCCTGTGTTTGCAGCTTATGGGATGAACGATCGTGCCAACAACCACATGGTGGAAGTTCCCCTCAAGAACCTGGAGAAATTCCTCAAGGGGAGGATGGATGTGGATAAGAACTTCCAGATTTTCTATAGTGACTGTGTGCCAAATTACTGA
- the ufsp1 gene encoding ufm1-specific protease 1, with the protein MDKKVVAAESDWGGSGAEEGKILKKTKTLSKNVHTGLPNPLPGPVKCSLIKGDYLYFHYGCDGHDDRGWGCGYRTIQTMASWLCHNCFPLQDKHRSPPSLPEVQQALVAMGDKPGSFSCSREWIGTFEASLILDYFYDVPCKLVHIRGGGAELEHVAVEELHQHFEKHGSPVMMGGDRDNSSKGILGVCTGDKGSYLLVVDPHYYGCQLEKTELQRRGWVAWKRVSSLDQSSFYNLCMPQTAKKAT; encoded by the coding sequence ATGGATAAAAAGGTTGTAGCAGCGGAATCTGACTGGGGAGGAAGTGGAGCTGAAGAGGGGAAGATTTTAAAGAAGACCAAAACCTTATCAAAGAATGTCCACACCGGCCTTCCTAATCCACTTCCAGGTCCTGTGAAATGTTCTCTGATAAAAGGAGACTATCTCTACTTCCATTATGGCTGTGATGGACACGATGACAGAGGCTGGGGATGTGGCTACCGCACCATCCAGACAATGGCTTCCTGGCTCTGCCATAACTGCTTTCCACTTCAGGACAAACATAGATCTCCACCAAGTCTCCCAGAAGTCCAGCAAGCCTTGGTTGCCATGGGGGACAAACCAGGCTCGTTCTCATGCTCTAGGGAGTGGATAGGAACATTTGAAGCCTCCCTGATCCTTGACTATTTCTATGATGTCCCCTGTAAACTGGTACATATTAGAGGTGGAGGGGCCGAGCTGGAGCATGTTGCAGTGGAAGAGCTCCATCAGCACTTTGAGAAGCATGGGTCTCCAGTCATGATGGGAGGGGACAGGGACAACTCTTCTAAGGGGATATTAGGGGTGTGCACCGGGGACAAGGGGAGCTACTTGCTAGTCGTTGACCCTCACTACTATGGATGTCAGCTGGAGAAGACCGAGCTGCAGAGGCGGGGGTGGGTGGCATGGAAAAGAGTGTCATCTCTGGATCAGTCCTCATTTTATAATCTGTGTATGCCTCAGACTGCCAAAAAAGCAACATGA
- the LOC144534573 gene encoding zona pellucida sperm-binding protein 3-like, giving the protein MATLVKYTIFVSLFMLLLSVCVSFAEKSDAETRESVGLEIKCGEVEVRITVKSQFFKKKRIPFKPENLRLGANSTPQRSCEAKGPVSDSDMVISAGLHECGTESSVHGEWLVYSNELVLFPAVVPTSTGSMIVKGATTVIPVECHYKRKQTVTGDALTPTWLPMTSTISVFGLLHFSLRTMADDCTSVRSSSVYQQGEAVFLEASVEAPLHPPLTLYVDYCVATLKPDPLSLPSYKFITKHGCLMDSVLPGSSSKFLPREQDNRLCFSVQAFHFNQESGKRMFISCHIRATLKHKSQSHLDKACFFHRPTFSWHATEGDDALCGCCDFDDCFRQMEEENSGHTGHTTQPDTGSLSHEADTTVGPLHTLPRSHWTGRLSVNH; this is encoded by the exons atggcCACCCtggtaaaatatacaatatttgTCTCGTTATTCATGCTTTTGCTGTCGGTGTGCGTTTCATttgctgaaaaaagtgatgcaGAAACTCGTGAAAGCGTCGGACTTGAAATAAAATGCGGAGAAGTCGAAGTGAGAATAACCGTAAAGTCAcagttttttaagaaaaaacgtATTCCGTTTAAACCTGAGAATCTTCGACTTGGAGCGAACTCAACCCCGCAGAGGTCATGCGAAGCAAAGGGACCGGTGTCCGACTCTGACATGGTCATCTCTGCAGGGCTGCATGAATGTGGGACTGAATCCAGT GTTCATGGTGAGTGGCTTGTGTATTCCAACGAGCTGGTACTGTTTCCTGCTGTGGTTCCCACCTCTACAGGCAGTATGATAGTTAAAGGGGCAACTACTGTCATACCTGTTGAGTGCCATTATAAGAG AAAGCAGACAGTGACTGGAGACGCATTAACCCCAACTTGGCTACCTATGACATCCACTATCAGTGTCTTTGGCCTTCTGCACTTCTCCCTTCGCACCATGGCAG ATGACTGTACCTCTGTACGTAGTTCCTCAGTATATCAGCAGGGGGAAGCAGTGTTTTTGGAGGCCAGCGTGGAGGCCCCTCTGCACCCTCCTCTCACTCTATATGTGGACTACTGTGTTGCTACTCTGAAGCCTGACCCGCTCTCCTTGCCCAGCTACAAGTTTATCACCAAGCATGG ATGTCTTATGGACAGTGTATTGCCAGGATCTTCATCTAAATTCCTCCCTAGGGAGCAAGATAACAGACTGTGCTTCAGTGTCCAAGCCTTCCACTTCAACCAGGAGTCTGGGAAACGG ATGTTCATCAGCTGCCACATTAGGGCCACTCTGAAACACAAGTCACAAAGCCACCTAGATAAAGCCTGCTTCTTCCATAGGCCCACATTCAG CTGGCATGCCACAGAGGGAGACGATGCTCTGTGTGGATGCTGTGACTTTGATGACTGCTTTAGACAGATGGAAGAGGAGAACAGTGGCCACACTGGACACACAACTCAACCAGATACAG GGTCACTTAGCCATGAGGCGGACACAACAGTTGGGCCACTTCACACCCTGCCACGCTCTCATTGGACAGGCCGCCTGTCAGTCAATCACTAA